From a single Hypomesus transpacificus isolate Combined female chromosome 14, fHypTra1, whole genome shotgun sequence genomic region:
- the nutf2 gene encoding nuclear transport factor 2, translating to MGDKPIWEQIGSSFVQHYYQLFDTDRTQLGAIYIDASCLTWEGQQFQGKAAIVEKLSTLPFTKIAHSITAQDHQPTPDSCILSMVVGQLKADDDPVIGFHQCFILKNINDAWVCTNDMFRLALHNFG from the exons ATGGGGGACAAGCCAATCTGGGAGCAGATAGGGTCTAGCTTTGTGCAGCACTACTACCAGCTGTTCGACACGGACAGGACCCAGCTTGGAGCAATATAT ATTGATGCGTCATGCCTGACGTGGGAGGGACAGCAATTCCAGGGAAAAGCAGCGATTGTCGAGAAGCTCTCA ACTCTCCCCTTTACAAAAATTGCCCATAGTATAACAGCCCAGGACCACCAGCCCACCCCAGACAGCTGTATCCTGAGTATGGTTGTAGGACAGCTAAAG GCAGACGATGACCCTGTCATAGGATTCCACCAGTGTTTTATCCTGAAGAACATTAACGATGCGTGGGTATGCACCAATGATATGTTCAGGCTGGCTCTGCACAACTTTGGataa